A window of Leclercia adecarboxylata contains these coding sequences:
- the cysI gene encoding assimilatory sulfite reductase (NADPH) hemoprotein subunit — MSEKHPGPLVVEGKLSDAERMKVESNYLRGTIAEDLNDGLTGGFKGDNFLLIRFHGMYQQDDRDIRAERAEQKLEPRHAMLLRCRLPGGIITTTQWQAIDKFAHDNTIYGSIRLTNRQTFQFHGILKKNVKPVHQMLHSVGLDALATANDMNRNVLCTSNPYESELHAEAYEWAKKISEHLLPRTRAYAEIWLDQEKVATTDEEPILGQTYLPRKFKTTVVIPPQNDIDLHANDMNFVAIAENGKLVGFNLLVGGGLSIEHGNKNTYARTASEFGYLPLEHTLAVAEAVVTTQRDWGNRTDRKNAKTKYTLERVGVETFKAEVERRAGIKFEPIRPYEFTGRGDRIGWVKGIDNKWHLTLFIENGRILDYPGRPLKTGLLEIAKIHKGEFRITANQNLIVAGVPESEKAKIEKLARDHALMDAVKPQRENSMACVSFPTCPLAMAEAERFLPSFTDKVEAILEKHGIPDEHIVMRITGCPNGCGRAMLAELGLVGKAPGRYNLHLGGNRSGTRIPRMYRENITEPEILNAVDELVGRWAKEREAGEGFGDFTVRAGIIRPVLDPARDFWE; from the coding sequence ATGAGCGAAAAACATCCTGGCCCTCTGGTGGTCGAAGGCAAACTGTCTGATGCCGAGCGCATGAAGGTTGAGAGTAACTACCTGCGCGGCACCATTGCCGAAGATTTAAATGACGGCCTGACCGGCGGTTTTAAGGGCGACAACTTCCTGCTGATCCGTTTCCACGGCATGTACCAGCAGGACGATCGTGATATCCGCGCCGAACGTGCCGAACAGAAGCTGGAGCCGCGTCATGCGATGCTGCTGCGCTGCCGTCTGCCGGGTGGGATCATTACCACCACACAGTGGCAGGCGATCGACAAGTTTGCCCATGACAACACTATCTACGGCAGCATCCGTCTGACCAACCGTCAGACCTTCCAGTTCCACGGTATTCTCAAGAAGAACGTGAAGCCGGTACACCAGATGCTGCACTCCGTCGGGCTGGACGCGCTGGCCACCGCCAACGACATGAACCGTAACGTGCTCTGCACCTCTAACCCGTACGAGTCCGAGCTGCACGCCGAGGCCTACGAGTGGGCGAAGAAGATCTCCGAGCATCTGCTGCCGCGCACCCGCGCCTATGCTGAGATCTGGCTCGATCAGGAGAAGGTCGCGACCACGGACGAAGAGCCGATCCTCGGCCAGACCTACCTGCCGCGTAAGTTCAAAACGACGGTGGTGATCCCGCCGCAGAACGATATCGATCTGCACGCCAACGACATGAACTTCGTGGCGATTGCCGAGAACGGCAAGCTGGTGGGCTTTAACCTGCTGGTGGGCGGCGGGCTCTCTATTGAGCACGGGAACAAGAACACCTATGCCCGTACCGCGAGCGAGTTTGGCTATCTGCCGCTGGAGCACACCCTGGCGGTGGCGGAAGCGGTCGTCACTACCCAGCGCGACTGGGGCAACCGTACCGATCGTAAAAACGCCAAGACCAAATACACCCTCGAGCGCGTGGGCGTTGAGACCTTCAAAGCCGAAGTGGAGCGCCGCGCGGGCATTAAGTTTGAGCCGATCCGCCCGTACGAATTCACCGGGCGCGGGGATCGCATCGGCTGGGTTAAGGGTATCGACAATAAATGGCACCTGACGCTGTTTATTGAAAACGGCCGTATTCTGGATTATCCAGGTCGTCCGCTGAAAACCGGCCTGCTGGAGATCGCGAAGATCCACAAGGGCGAATTCCGTATCACCGCCAACCAGAACCTGATCGTTGCCGGGGTGCCGGAAAGCGAGAAGGCGAAGATCGAGAAGCTGGCGCGGGATCATGCCCTGATGGACGCGGTAAAACCGCAGCGTGAAAACTCGATGGCCTGCGTCTCCTTCCCGACCTGTCCGCTGGCGATGGCCGAAGCCGAGCGCTTCCTGCCCTCGTTCACCGATAAAGTGGAGGCGATTCTTGAAAAACACGGCATTCCTGATGAGCATATCGTGATGCGCATCACCGGCTGCCCGAACGGCTGTGGCCGTGCGATGCTGGCCGAGCTGGGGCTGGTGGGTAAAGCGCCGGGCCGTTACAACCTGCACCTGGGGGGGAACCGCAGCGGAACGCGTATTCCACGTATGTATCGCGAGAACATCACGGAACCCGAAATTCTCAACGCGGTTGATGAGTTAGTCGGGCGCTGGGCGAAGGAGCGCGAAGCGGGTGAAGGCTTCGGCGACTTTACGGTGCGTGCGGGCATCATTCGCCCGGTGCTCGATCCCGCCCGGGATTTCTGGGAGTAA
- the queD gene encoding 6-carboxytetrahydropterin synthase QueD yields MSTTLFKDFMFEAAHHLPHVPEGHKCGRLHGHSFMVRLEITGEVDPHTGWIMDFSELKAAFKPTYDRLDHYYLNDIPGLENPTSEVLAKWIWNEMKPRVPLLSAVMIKETCTAGCIYRGE; encoded by the coding sequence ATGTCCACCACGCTGTTTAAAGATTTTATGTTCGAAGCCGCCCACCATCTGCCTCACGTCCCGGAAGGGCATAAATGTGGCCGCCTGCACGGGCACTCCTTTATGGTGCGTCTGGAGATCACGGGTGAAGTCGATCCGCATACGGGCTGGATTATGGACTTCTCCGAACTGAAAGCGGCGTTCAAACCGACCTACGATCGCCTCGATCACTACTATCTGAACGACATTCCGGGCCTTGAGAACCCGACCAGTGAAGTGCTGGCAAAATGGATCTGGAATGAGATGAAACCGCGGGTACCGCTGCTGAGCGCGGTGATGATCAAAGAGACCTGCACCGCTGGCTGCATCTATCGCGGGGAATAA
- the cysH gene encoding phosphoadenosine phosphosulfate reductase produces MSRFDLNVLNDLPKVERILALAETNAQLEKLDAEGRVAWALENLPGEYVLSSSFGIQAAVSLHLVNKIRPDIPVILTDTGYLFPETYQFIDELTDKLRLNLKVYRAEQSAAWQEARYGKLWEQGVEGIEKYNAINKVEPMNRALAELNAKTWFAGLRRDQSGSRASLPVLAIQRGVFKVLPIIDWDNRTVYQYLQQHGLKYHPLWDQGYLSVGDTHTTRKWEPGMAEEETRFFGLKRECGLHEG; encoded by the coding sequence ATGTCCAGATTTGATCTCAATGTTTTGAACGATCTACCCAAAGTCGAACGCATTCTGGCCCTGGCAGAAACTAACGCCCAACTGGAGAAGCTGGACGCCGAAGGGCGTGTCGCCTGGGCGCTGGAAAATCTGCCGGGTGAATATGTGCTCTCGTCGAGCTTTGGTATTCAGGCGGCGGTGAGCCTGCATCTGGTGAATAAAATTCGTCCGGACATTCCGGTGATCCTCACCGATACCGGCTACCTGTTCCCGGAAACGTACCAGTTTATTGATGAGCTGACGGACAAGCTCAGGCTGAACCTGAAGGTCTATCGCGCGGAGCAGAGCGCGGCCTGGCAGGAGGCGCGCTACGGCAAGCTGTGGGAGCAGGGCGTTGAGGGCATTGAGAAATACAACGCCATCAACAAAGTCGAGCCGATGAACCGGGCGCTGGCTGAACTCAACGCCAAAACCTGGTTTGCCGGTTTGCGCCGGGATCAGTCCGGTAGCCGGGCGTCATTGCCGGTGCTGGCCATTCAGCGTGGCGTGTTCAAAGTGCTGCCGATTATCGACTGGGATAACCGTACCGTTTACCAGTACCTACAGCAGCACGGCCTGAAGTATCACCCGCTGTGGGATCAGGGTTATCTGTCGGTGGGCGATACCCACACCACCCGTAAATGGGAGCCGGGTATGGCGGAAGAAGAGACCCGATTCTTTGGCCTCAAGCGCGAGTGCGGCTTGCACGAAGGATGA
- the cysJ gene encoding NADPH-dependent assimilatory sulfite reductase flavoprotein subunit, producing the protein MTTQAPPSNLLPLNPEQLARLQAATTDFSPTQLAWVSGYFWGMLNQQPGAVASAPAPAAEIPAITLISASQTGNARRVAEALRDDLLAAKLNVNLVNAGDYKFKQIASEKLVVVVTSTQGEGEPPEEAVALHKFLFSKKAPKLAGTAFAVFGLGDSSYEFFCQSGKDFDSKLAELGAERLLDRVDTDVEYQAAAAEWRARIVDVLKARVPTETPAQAAATATGTVNEIHTSPYTKEAPLAASLSVNQKITGRDSEKDVRHIEIDLGDSGLRYQPGDALGIWYQNDPALVKELVELLWLKGDEQVNVDGKTLPLSEALQWHFELTVNTANIVENYATLTRSESLLPLVGDKAKLQHYAATTPIVDMVRFAPAQLDAEALIGLLRPLTPRLYSIASAQAEVESEVHVTVGVVRYDIEGRARAGGASSFLADRVEEEGEVRVFIEHNDNFRLPANPETPVIMIGPGTGIAPFRAFMQQRAADEAPGKNWLFFGNPHFTEDFLYQVEWQRYVKEGVLSRIDLAWSRDQKEKIYVQDKLREQGAELWRWINDGAHIYVCGDANRMAKDVEQALLEVIAEFGGMDTESADEYLSELRVERRYQRDVY; encoded by the coding sequence ATGACAACACAGGCCCCACCTTCAAATTTGCTTCCCCTGAACCCGGAGCAACTGGCACGCCTGCAGGCGGCCACCACTGATTTCTCCCCCACCCAGCTCGCCTGGGTATCCGGTTATTTCTGGGGAATGCTCAATCAACAGCCGGGGGCTGTGGCAAGTGCACCGGCTCCTGCGGCTGAGATCCCGGCAATTACGCTTATCTCCGCCTCGCAAACCGGCAATGCCCGGCGCGTGGCTGAAGCCCTGCGCGACGATCTGCTCGCAGCCAAACTGAACGTGAACCTGGTGAACGCCGGGGATTATAAATTTAAGCAAATCGCGTCAGAAAAACTGGTTGTCGTTGTGACCTCCACCCAGGGCGAAGGTGAGCCGCCTGAAGAAGCGGTTGCGCTGCATAAGTTCCTGTTCTCCAAAAAAGCGCCAAAACTGGCGGGCACCGCATTTGCGGTCTTCGGCCTGGGCGACTCCTCCTACGAATTCTTCTGCCAGTCGGGCAAAGATTTTGACAGCAAGCTGGCCGAACTGGGCGCGGAACGCCTGCTGGATCGCGTCGATACCGACGTTGAATACCAGGCCGCAGCGGCCGAATGGCGCGCGCGCATTGTGGATGTCCTGAAGGCCCGCGTTCCGACAGAGACGCCCGCCCAGGCGGCAGCCACCGCGACTGGCACGGTCAACGAAATCCATACCAGTCCGTACACCAAAGAAGCGCCGCTGGCGGCGAGCCTGTCGGTGAACCAGAAAATCACCGGCCGTGATTCTGAGAAAGACGTGCGCCATATCGAAATCGATCTGGGCGACTCCGGCCTGCGCTACCAGCCGGGCGATGCCCTGGGTATCTGGTACCAGAACGATCCGGCGCTGGTGAAAGAGCTGGTTGAGCTGCTGTGGCTCAAGGGCGACGAGCAGGTCAACGTGGACGGCAAAACCCTGCCGCTTTCTGAGGCGTTGCAGTGGCATTTCGAGCTGACCGTGAATACCGCGAACATCGTGGAGAACTACGCCACCCTGACCCGGAGCGAATCTCTGCTGCCGCTGGTGGGCGACAAAGCCAAACTGCAACACTACGCCGCCACGACGCCCATCGTCGATATGGTCCGTTTTGCCCCAGCCCAGCTGGATGCCGAGGCATTGATTGGCCTGCTGCGTCCGCTGACGCCGCGTCTGTACTCTATCGCCTCCGCGCAGGCTGAAGTGGAAAGCGAAGTTCACGTCACCGTGGGCGTAGTGCGTTACGACATCGAAGGCCGTGCCCGTGCCGGTGGCGCGTCGAGCTTCCTCGCGGATCGCGTGGAAGAGGAGGGCGAGGTGCGGGTCTTTATCGAGCACAACGACAACTTCCGTCTGCCTGCCAACCCGGAAACCCCGGTCATCATGATTGGTCCGGGCACCGGCATCGCGCCGTTCCGCGCCTTTATGCAGCAGCGTGCTGCCGACGAAGCGCCAGGTAAAAACTGGCTGTTCTTCGGTAACCCGCACTTCACCGAGGACTTCCTGTATCAGGTGGAGTGGCAGCGCTACGTCAAAGAGGGCGTGCTGAGCCGGATCGATCTGGCCTGGTCCCGGGATCAAAAAGAAAAAATCTACGTACAAGACAAACTGCGCGAACAGGGCGCGGAGCTGTGGCGCTGGATCAATGACGGTGCCCACATTTATGTCTGCGGCGACGCCAATCGTATGGCGAAAGACGTTGAGCAGGCTTTGCTGGAAGTGATTGCTGAATTCGGTGGCATGGATACTGAATCGGCAGATGAATATTTAAGTGAGCTGCGCGTTGAGCGCCGTTATCAGCGAGATGTCTACTAA
- a CDS encoding helix-turn-helix domain-containing protein: MEQRGSEFSVNVQDIRQFHQEEDDALTLLWLLEGRAELQTDQRQVTLAADTLTIVNRNQRWQLTSESGNTAMRVVLSGRWIQQLCSDFFAHDYTIPPETGGSWPQCDELRHLLRQLLVSTLINDRHRYRLEATRWLSEILLLLTSRFQQPARLILRETHPGLSKRIARVVERINASYTRRITLAEIAESEFVSEAWLSRLFRKEMGVSFMQYITTLRLEKAADALRLTSRPLHQIALEQGFASTRMMSDLFRRHHQMAPGEFRKQRRAHPGAPRLRQNSGELLYPVAVDKLFSLLNQPETRGWEPSSFTPHPGQERVLDLRLLKPSAPLRHTRMVVTVRELDDLLREDVRRALEKLGEAIPIYGIDIAEPFLSSRLFASGWDDPQMAGYACWYNLHQVFTWLGQKQWAVLMHTGLTTRTDLLARFLQQSVNHFSPDITGSWQFVMHWSTQASEETRSQVWQTQRATLGEYLPKATFGIWHRFAAAQSDEALLNSTLLTQADFLACPADANELLDLAQLDPAHLSSSENYPVQKIRQILTSLRQRRLSLPLWLLSWNTLTGNTRTTNGGFFRGALLMQNLLGLSEQVWLAGFWLNSGLQGEARANNTIDTSSLALQYNHGLPRPIYWVLWLWRRLRGEVLVNEKNLLLLRHHNGYQLLLGNTVVFNPLLSSEEAFIQRFRQQFHIQLKGLSGRWRIKCHLFDQHNGALFPLIEGVRSERGPDEEMWRWVEHKARPTLLMRDERLQEDWQITESLESNALMLFELAPLLSDEENYSPR; the protein is encoded by the coding sequence ATGGAGCAACGGGGTAGCGAATTTTCGGTAAATGTGCAGGACATTCGTCAGTTTCATCAGGAGGAGGACGATGCGCTGACCCTGCTATGGCTGCTGGAAGGCCGCGCCGAACTGCAAACTGACCAGCGGCAGGTGACGCTCGCGGCGGATACCCTGACCATCGTCAACCGTAATCAACGCTGGCAGCTCACCAGCGAGAGCGGGAATACGGCGATGCGCGTTGTGCTTTCCGGACGCTGGATCCAGCAGCTGTGCAGCGACTTTTTTGCCCACGATTACACTATTCCACCTGAGACCGGAGGCAGCTGGCCGCAGTGTGATGAGCTACGTCATCTCCTGCGCCAGCTGCTGGTGAGCACCCTGATTAACGATCGGCATCGCTATCGGCTGGAGGCGACCCGCTGGCTGAGCGAGATCCTGCTGCTGTTAACCAGCCGGTTTCAGCAACCCGCCCGCCTGATCCTGCGGGAAACCCATCCGGGCTTAAGCAAACGCATCGCCCGGGTGGTGGAACGCATCAACGCCAGCTATACCCGACGTATTACCCTGGCAGAGATCGCTGAGAGTGAATTTGTCTCGGAAGCCTGGCTCTCCCGTCTCTTTCGTAAAGAGATGGGCGTCAGTTTTATGCAGTACATTACGACTCTGCGGCTGGAAAAGGCCGCGGATGCGCTTCGCCTGACCAGCCGACCACTGCACCAGATCGCGCTGGAGCAGGGATTTGCCAGTACGCGAATGATGAGCGATCTGTTCCGGCGTCATCACCAGATGGCGCCGGGCGAGTTTCGTAAACAACGGCGCGCTCACCCCGGCGCCCCCCGATTACGCCAAAATAGCGGGGAGCTGCTCTACCCGGTGGCGGTGGATAAGCTCTTCAGCCTGTTGAATCAACCCGAAACGCGCGGCTGGGAGCCGTCGTCATTCACTCCGCATCCGGGGCAGGAAAGGGTGCTTGATCTGCGCCTTCTTAAACCTTCCGCGCCGCTGCGCCATACCCGAATGGTGGTGACGGTGCGTGAGCTGGACGATCTGTTGCGCGAGGATGTGCGCCGGGCGCTGGAAAAGCTCGGGGAGGCGATACCCATTTACGGGATTGATATCGCGGAGCCCTTCCTCAGCAGCCGTCTGTTTGCCAGCGGCTGGGACGATCCGCAGATGGCGGGATACGCCTGCTGGTACAACCTTCATCAGGTCTTCACCTGGCTTGGTCAAAAGCAGTGGGCGGTGCTAATGCATACCGGCCTGACAACCCGCACCGATTTGCTGGCGCGCTTTTTACAGCAGTCGGTTAACCATTTTTCTCCCGATATCACCGGCAGCTGGCAGTTTGTGATGCACTGGTCAACCCAGGCAAGTGAGGAGACGCGCTCACAGGTCTGGCAGACCCAGCGGGCGACGCTGGGCGAGTATCTGCCGAAGGCGACGTTCGGGATCTGGCACCGCTTTGCCGCTGCGCAAAGCGACGAGGCGCTGTTGAACTCCACTCTCCTGACGCAGGCCGATTTTCTGGCCTGTCCGGCCGATGCCAACGAGCTTCTCGATCTGGCGCAGCTGGATCCGGCGCATCTCTCCTCCTCAGAAAACTATCCGGTACAGAAGATCCGGCAGATCCTGACATCCCTTCGCCAGCGCAGGCTCTCTCTTCCGCTATGGCTGCTGTCGTGGAATACCCTCACCGGGAATACCCGCACGACTAACGGCGGGTTTTTCCGCGGAGCACTGCTGATGCAAAACCTGCTCGGTCTCTCGGAACAGGTCTGGCTGGCGGGGTTCTGGCTTAATTCAGGTTTACAGGGCGAGGCGCGGGCCAACAATACCATCGACACGTCCAGCCTTGCCCTGCAGTATAACCACGGCCTGCCTCGCCCTATCTACTGGGTGCTCTGGCTGTGGCGTCGCCTGCGGGGTGAAGTGCTGGTAAATGAAAAGAACCTGCTGCTGCTGCGCCATCACAACGGATATCAGCTGTTGCTGGGCAATACGGTGGTGTTTAACCCGCTGCTCTCCAGCGAAGAGGCCTTCATCCAGCGCTTTCGTCAGCAGTTCCATATCCAGTTAAAGGGGTTAAGCGGCAGGTGGCGGATTAAATGCCACCTGTTTGACCAGCACAACGGCGCGCTCTTTCCCTTGATTGAAGGTGTACGCAGCGAAAGGGGGCCCGATGAAGAGATGTGGCGATGGGTGGAGCATAAAGCGCGTCCTACGCTATTAATGCGTGATGAACGGCTTCAGGAGGACTGGCAGATAACGGAATCGCTGGAAAGCAACGCGCTTATGCTCTTTGAGCTCGCGCCGTTGCTTTCTGATGAGGAAAATTATTCCCCGCGATAG
- a CDS encoding MFS transporter: protein MSTVPLTGTPAFAGNDRLLAGIVLSVLTFWLFAQSVINVVPAMKNSLDISLETLTLAVSLSALFSGCFVVASGGFADKFGRVRLTVIGLALSIVGSGLLFLAREPVLFLLGRAIQGLSAACIMPATLALIKTWYEGKARQRAISFWVIGSWGGSGLSSFVGGAIATSLGWRWIFVFSIVMALAALLLIRGTPESRSASAGQHKLDIGGLVSFVCMLVLLNLFISKGHSWGWSSGLSLTVLGAAILAALGFIMTGLRKGDAALIDFALFKNRAYSAAVLSNFMLNGCIGTMMITSIWLQQGHHLTPLQTGMMTLGYLVTVLAMIRVGEKLLQRYGARLPMMTGPVLTAIGITFISCTFLSKEIYIVTVFFSNVLFGLGLGCYATPSTDTAVMNAPESKVGVASGIYKMGSSLGGAMGIAVTASLYALLLPLGMASAAQYALLFNSAICLSSAVVTWALLPKLQAP from the coding sequence ATGAGTACCGTTCCCCTGACAGGCACCCCGGCTTTCGCAGGTAACGATCGACTGCTGGCGGGGATTGTTCTGAGCGTTCTGACATTCTGGTTATTTGCCCAGTCGGTGATCAACGTGGTGCCGGCCATGAAAAATAGCCTCGATATTTCCCTGGAGACGCTCACGCTGGCGGTCAGCCTCAGCGCGCTGTTCAGCGGCTGCTTTGTGGTTGCCAGCGGCGGCTTTGCCGATAAGTTTGGCCGCGTGCGCCTGACGGTGATCGGCCTGGCGCTGAGTATTGTCGGCAGCGGCCTGCTGTTTCTGGCCCGGGAGCCGGTGCTCTTTCTGCTGGGACGGGCGATCCAGGGGCTGTCCGCAGCCTGCATTATGCCCGCCACGCTCGCGCTGATTAAAACCTGGTATGAAGGCAAAGCGCGCCAGCGGGCGATCAGTTTTTGGGTGATTGGCTCCTGGGGCGGCAGCGGCCTGAGCTCGTTCGTGGGCGGCGCGATCGCCACCAGCCTGGGCTGGCGCTGGATATTTGTTTTCTCCATCGTAATGGCTCTGGCGGCGCTGCTGCTTATCCGCGGCACGCCCGAAAGCCGAAGCGCCAGCGCCGGTCAGCATAAGCTGGATATTGGCGGGCTGGTGAGTTTTGTCTGTATGCTGGTGCTGCTCAATCTGTTTATCAGCAAGGGCCACAGCTGGGGCTGGAGTAGCGGCCTGTCGCTGACGGTACTGGGGGCGGCGATCCTCGCGGCGCTGGGCTTTATCATGACCGGCCTGCGGAAGGGCGATGCGGCGCTGATTGATTTTGCGCTGTTTAAAAACCGGGCCTACAGCGCGGCGGTGCTCTCCAACTTTATGCTCAACGGCTGTATTGGCACCATGATGATTACCAGCATCTGGCTGCAGCAGGGCCATCATCTGACCCCTTTGCAAACCGGGATGATGACGCTGGGTTATCTGGTGACGGTGCTCGCCATGATCCGCGTGGGGGAGAAACTGCTGCAACGTTATGGCGCCCGCCTGCCGATGATGACCGGCCCCGTGCTGACCGCGATCGGCATTACCTTTATCTCCTGCACCTTCTTAAGCAAGGAGATCTACATCGTGACCGTCTTTTTCAGCAACGTCCTGTTTGGACTGGGGCTGGGCTGTTACGCCACGCCATCGACGGACACGGCAGTAATGAACGCCCCTGAGAGTAAAGTCGGCGTGGCGTCGGGAATTTATAAGATGGGAAGTTCGCTGGGTGGAGCAATGGGGATCGCCGTGACGGCTTCACTGTACGCCCTGCTGCTGCCGCTGGGTATGGCCAGTGCCGCCCAGTACGCGCTGCTGTTTAACAGTGCGATTTGTCTCAGTTCGGCGGTGGTGACCTGGGCATTATTACCCAAGCTGCAGGCCCCTTAA
- a CDS encoding aminopeptidase yields the protein MFSAMRHQYVALALGVCLFGTAQAKTPPLGEVAATQARHIATFFPGRMTGTPAEMLSADYVRQQFAGMGYQSDIRTFQSRYIYTSRNLSKNWHNVTGSTVIAAHEGKAAQQIIILAHLDTYAPMSDSDADNNLGGLTLQGIDDNAAGVGVMLELADQLKDIPTQYSIRFIATSGEEEGRLGAENVLKRMSAAEKKNTLLVINLDNLIVGDKLYFNSGKTTPGPVRKLTRDRALAIARAHGIYAATNPGGNSAYPKGTGCCNDGEVFDKAGIPVLYVEATNWSLGKKDGYQQRAKSKAFPAGTSWHDVRLDNLQYIDQALPQRIEHRSRDVVRVMLPLVKELAKAGKT from the coding sequence ATGTTTTCCGCAATGCGCCACCAGTACGTTGCTTTGGCGCTCGGCGTTTGCTTGTTCGGAACGGCTCAGGCTAAGACTCCGCCGCTGGGTGAGGTTGCCGCGACGCAGGCGCGTCACATTGCCACCTTTTTCCCGGGCAGGATGACCGGCACCCCCGCTGAAATGCTCTCCGCTGACTATGTGCGCCAGCAGTTCGCAGGTATGGGTTACCAGAGCGATATCCGCACCTTTCAAAGCCGCTATATCTATACCTCCCGTAATCTGAGTAAGAACTGGCACAACGTGACCGGCAGCACCGTGATTGCTGCCCACGAGGGTAAAGCCGCCCAGCAGATTATTATTCTGGCGCATCTCGATACCTACGCCCCGATGAGCGACAGCGATGCCGACAACAACCTTGGCGGCCTCACCTTACAGGGTATCGATGACAACGCCGCCGGTGTCGGGGTGATGCTGGAACTGGCCGACCAGCTAAAAGATATTCCTACCCAGTACAGCATCCGCTTTATCGCCACCAGCGGCGAAGAGGAGGGACGCCTGGGTGCCGAAAATGTTCTCAAACGCATGAGCGCGGCAGAGAAGAAAAACACCCTGCTGGTGATCAACCTCGATAACTTAATCGTGGGGGATAAGCTCTATTTCAACAGCGGCAAAACCACGCCCGGGCCGGTGCGTAAGTTAACCCGCGACCGCGCGCTGGCCATTGCCCGCGCCCACGGCATCTATGCTGCCACCAACCCCGGCGGCAACAGCGCGTATCCGAAAGGAACCGGATGCTGCAACGATGGCGAGGTGTTCGATAAAGCCGGGATCCCGGTGCTGTATGTCGAAGCGACCAACTGGTCTCTGGGCAAAAAGGATGGGTATCAGCAGCGGGCGAAATCGAAGGCGTTTCCGGCGGGTACGAGCTGGCATGACGTCAGGCTGGATAATCTGCAATACATTGACCAGGCACTGCCGCAGCGGATTGAACACCGCAGCCGGGATGTAGTGCGGGTGATGCTGCCGCTGGTGAAGGAGCTGGCGAAGGCAGGGAAGACCTGA
- a CDS encoding M20 aminoacylase family protein, protein MTHPIVEALQSNEAQFIALRRHFHQHPEIGFEEEQTSQRVAELLQQWGYDVHRGMAKTGVVGTLKVGNGNKRLGLRADMDALPMQEDSGKAWSSTVAGKFHGCGHDGHTTTLLYAAEYLARTRNFNGTLHLIFQPAEELLYGGRVMVEDGLFDTFPCDHIFGLHNMPGQKLGKIGLRDGAMMASSDTLHIEVNGVGGHGALPEHTVDATLVACHITLALQSIVSRNITPFEPAVVTVGSIQAGHAPNIINEKVLMKLTVRTLNEKVRQTVLQRIHDIAVAQAESFNATATIRHINGSPVLTNNPAANEMVRTVAQDLFGADAVASVGSFMGSEDFAFMLEKNPDGCYFTIGAGDEADRCMVHNPGYDFNDKILLTGAALWSALTEHYLR, encoded by the coding sequence ATGACACATCCGATTGTTGAAGCACTGCAGAGCAATGAGGCGCAGTTTATTGCGCTGCGCCGCCATTTTCATCAGCATCCCGAAATCGGTTTCGAGGAGGAGCAAACCAGCCAGCGCGTCGCGGAACTGCTCCAGCAGTGGGGTTACGACGTGCATCGCGGGATGGCCAAAACCGGTGTCGTAGGCACCCTGAAAGTGGGTAACGGCAATAAACGCCTGGGCCTGCGTGCTGATATGGATGCGTTACCGATGCAGGAGGACAGCGGCAAAGCATGGAGCAGTACCGTTGCGGGCAAATTCCACGGCTGCGGCCATGACGGCCATACCACCACCCTGCTCTATGCCGCTGAATACCTGGCGCGCACCCGCAATTTTAACGGTACGTTGCACCTGATTTTCCAGCCGGCGGAAGAGCTGCTGTATGGCGGGCGGGTGATGGTGGAAGATGGCCTGTTTGATACTTTCCCCTGCGACCATATTTTCGGTCTGCATAACATGCCGGGGCAAAAGCTGGGCAAAATTGGCCTGCGCGACGGCGCCATGATGGCCTCTTCTGACACCCTTCACATTGAAGTTAACGGCGTGGGCGGACATGGTGCCCTGCCGGAACATACCGTTGATGCCACGCTGGTGGCGTGCCACATCACGCTCGCCCTGCAGTCGATTGTGTCGCGCAATATCACCCCGTTTGAACCTGCGGTCGTCACCGTCGGCAGTATTCAGGCCGGACATGCGCCCAACATCATCAACGAGAAAGTGCTGATGAAGCTGACCGTACGCACGCTGAACGAAAAGGTGCGCCAGACCGTACTGCAGCGTATCCACGACATTGCGGTGGCGCAGGCTGAAAGCTTCAACGCCACGGCCACTATCCGGCATATCAACGGCAGCCCGGTTCTGACCAATAACCCCGCCGCCAACGAGATGGTGCGCACCGTCGCCCAGGATCTGTTCGGTGCAGATGCGGTCGCCTCCGTCGGTTCATTTATGGGCAGTGAAGACTTTGCCTTTATGCTCGAGAAGAACCCTGACGGCTGCTACTTCACCATTGGTGCAGGCGACGAAGCGGATCGCTGCATGGTGCATAACCCGGGCTATGACTTTAACGACAAGATCCTGCTAACCGGTGCCGCGCTCTGGAGCGCCCTGACCGAACACTATCTGCGTTAA